In Nymphaea colorata isolate Beijing-Zhang1983 chromosome 3, ASM883128v2, whole genome shotgun sequence, a genomic segment contains:
- the LOC116250578 gene encoding paired amphipathic helix protein Sin3-like 3 isoform X4 has product MEGFIEFLSHCENTGPLSKRMKAEDKERDRDECGKDKERERDKEKERERPERGSPIVPKDLTNHKGTVSASKDKVVNKPISELDLSGCDLCTPSYRRLPKHYQTYATHRTELATGVLNDDWVSVTSGSEDYSFKHMRKNQYEESLFRCEDDRFELDMLLESTNVTIKRVEELSERMHNNSIKPDSQIRIEDHLNAINLRCIERIYGDHGLDVIELLRKNAHVALPVILARLKQKQEEWARCRFDMNKVWGEVCAKNYHKSLDHRSFYFKQQDKKSLSTKALLAEIKEINEKKRKEDDVLLAVAAGNRRPIIPNLEFQYTDPDVNEDLYQIIKYSCVEVCPTVEQLDKVMKIWTTFLEPMLGVPPRLHSAEDTEEVVKSKNRTPKGTAACAVEGDSSPGAAGIVSDSKPPTSLGNSADAMVSENGSSLRANLVNGDTSIKQNGSDEVVKAQNGASPTNDISGANLSSASNNWLPDCNSSHCISTDNIQGRSNMENISGTATLSKHSHSISESSVEPRRIEGLPFATVGENSRQVGTANEESTTDNKKGEDSVAHSNPKVEREEGELSPNADLVEDGFAVYHDPAMEPTAKAKDGSESRQHHGKCSGDGQACCGEAGGEHDVDADDEGEESAQRSNEDSENASEAAEDVSGSESGDADECSNDDHEEDEDDEHDDAKAESEGEAEGVVSPLGCEGRRKSLPFSDHFFKAVKPLTKHVVPLLHDRDNREHKVFYGNDAFYVLFRLHQALYDRILSAKTNATSAERKWRSAKDTNPPDQYAKFMSVLYSLLDGSADNAKFEDDCRAIIGTQSYVLFTLDKLIFKLVKQLQAISSDEMDNKLLQLHAYEKSRASMRFVDSVYHENACVLLHEENIYRFECSCNPTRLSIQLMDYGHEKPEVTAVTIDPTFAAYLNNEFLSINPARKERHALFLKRTMQKYTSKDEFLSISNAMEGVQVFNGLECKISCNNSKASYVLDTEDFLYRTRRKRITVPRGDSLSDLPVKTSMGKLERFHRWLGGA; this is encoded by the exons ATGGAAGGGTTCATTGAATTTCTATCGCACTGCGAGAATACTG GTCCTTTATCCAAGCGAATGAAGGCTGAAGACAAGGAAAGGGATAGAGATGAATGTGGGAAGGACAAGGAACGcgagagagacaaagaaaaggaaagggaaagacCAGAGAGGGGTTCGCCCATAGTCCCCAAGGACTTGACTAATCACAAGGGCACAGTGTCAGCGAGTAAAGATAAAGTTGTTAACAAGCCTATTTCGGAGCTTGACCTCTCTGGCTGTGATCTATGTACCCCTAGCTACCGTCGCCTTCCAAAGCAT TACCAAACTTATGCAACCCATAGGACAGAACTTGCGACTGGTGTCCTGAATGATGATTGGGTGTCTGTGACTTCTGGAAGTGAAGACTACTCATTCAAACATATGCGGAAGAACCAATATGAAGAGAGTCTGTTCAGATGTGAAGATGATAG GTTTGAGTTGGACATGTTGTTGGAGTCAACGAATGTGACAATTAAGCGGGTTGAGGAACTCTCGGAAAGGATGCATAACAATTCAATAAAACCTGACAGCCAAATCCGCATAGAAGACCACCTTAATG CTATAAACTTGAGATGCATTGAGCGAATATATGGTGATCATGGTCTGGATGTAATTGAATTATTGCGCAAGAATGCACATGTGGCACTGCCTGTTATACTAGCTCGCCTGAAGCAAAAGCAGGAAGAATGGGCAAGATGCCGATTTGATATGAATAAAGTTTGGGGTGAAGTGTGTGCAAAGAACTATCATAAATCACTGGATCATCGTAGCTTTTATTTCAAGCAGCAAGACAAAAAGAGCTTGAGTACTAAAG CTTTATTGGCTGAgattaaagaaataaatgagaaaaaaagaaaagaggatgaTGTGCTACTGGCAGTAGCTGCTGGAAACAGGCGGCCTATAATTCCTAACCTCGAGTTCCAGTATACTGATCCAGATGTCAATGAAGACTTATATCAGATCATTAAGTACTCATGTGTAGAAGTTTGTCCAACTGTTGAACAACTGGATAAAGTGATGAAGATCTGGACTACTTTTCTAGAACCCATGCTTGGTGTCCCTCCTCGGCTCCACAGTGCAGAAGATACTGAAGAAGTAGTTAAGTCGAAGAATCGTACTCCAAAAGGTACTGCAGCTTGTGCTGTGGAAGGTGACAGCAGTCCAGGTGCTGCTGGTATTGTCAGCGATTCAAAGCCACCAACTTCTCTTGGTAATTCTGCTGATGCCATGGTCTCAGAGAATGGAAGTTCTTTGAGGGCCAACTTAGTGAATGGAGATACCAGTATTAAACAAAATGGTTCTGATGAGGTAGTAAAAGCACAGAATGGTGCTTCACCAACCAACGACATCTCTGGAGCCAATTTAAGTAGTGCTTCTAATAACTGGCTACCTGATTGCAACTCTTCACATTGCATCAGTacagataacattcaaggaagatCTAATATGGAAAATATCTCAG GTACTGCTACACTTTCAAAGCATTCTCATAGTATTTCAGAAAGCTCTGTTGAACCAAGGCGTATAGAGGGTCTTCCTTTTGCTACG GTTGGAGAAAATAGCAGGCAAGTTGGAACTGCAAATGAGGAAAGCACAACTGATAATAAAAAGGGTGAAGATTCTGTTGCTCATAGCAACCCTAAAGTTGAGAGAGAAGAGGGTGAACTGTCGCCAAATGCAGATCTTGTGGAAGACGGATTTGCAGTTTACCATGATCCTGCCATGGAACCTACTGCTAAAGCAAAGGATGGTTCTGAGAGTAGGCAGCACCATGGGAAGTGCAGTGGAGATGGTCAAGCATGTTGTGGAGAGGCAGGTGGGGAGCATGATGTTGATGCAGATGATGAAGGGGAAGAAAGTGCTCAGCGGTCAAATGAGGACAGTGAGAATGCATCTGAGGCTGCTGAGGATGTCTCTGGGAGTGAGTCAGGTGATGCTGACGAGTGTTCTAATGATGATCAcgaagaagatgaggatgatgaGCATGACGATGCCAAGGCTGAAAGTGAAGGAGAAGCTGAAGGTGTGGTCAGTCCTCTCGGATGTGAGGGGAGGCGGAAATCTTTACCATTTTCCGATCACTTCTTTAAAGCAGTGAAACCTCTTACAAAGCATGTGGTGCCACTGTTACATGACAGGGACAACAGAGAACATAAAGTTTTTTATGGGAATGATGCTTTCTATGTGCTTTTTAGACTTCACCAG GCACTGTATGACAGAATTCTTTCAGCAAAGACGAATGCTACTTCTGCtgaaaggaaatggagatcTGCAAAAGATACAAATCCACCTGATCAATATGCTAA GTTTATGAGCGTTCTATACAGTTTACTTGATGGGAGTGCTGATAATGCAAAGTTTGAAGATGACTGCCGAGCAATCATTGGCACACAATCTTATGTTTTGTTCACACTggataaattgatttttaagcTTGTCAAACAG cTCCAAGCAATCTCCTCTGATGAAATGGACAATAAGCTTCTTCAGCTGCATGCATATGAGAAGTCAAGAGCATCAATGAGATTTGTTGATTCTGTTTATCATGAGAATGCATGCGTTCTTTTGCATGAAGAGAACATATATCGGTTTGAATGT TCATGCAATCCAACTCGCTTGTCCATCCAGCTGATGGATTATGGGCACGAAAAGCCTGAGGTTACAGCTGTTACAATAGATCCTACATTTGCTGCCTATTTGAATAATGAGTTCTTGTCAATCAATCCTGCAAGGAAAGAAAGACATGCACTTTTCCTTAAAAG G